From a single Capsicum annuum cultivar UCD-10X-F1 chromosome 12, UCD10Xv1.1, whole genome shotgun sequence genomic region:
- the LOC107849041 gene encoding uncharacterized protein LOC107849041: MDVLQGIIDILRLGERDASNIGKRRFLSNSFIGGPRDMRQRYMDAIALVQHFGKLDLFITMTCNPSWPEIKEHLASVDEAQNKPDLISRVFRAKIEELKIDILKRSIFGKVAVFMYIVEFQKRGLPHAHLIILTAEHKLLTSEAYDNIINAEIPDKDVKSYLYFFVLKHVMHGPCGNLNPASPCMNKYGCCKFNYPKSFVNHTSKGADSYPIYKRRNTGVAVEIRGHYLKNSWVVPYNPFLLENLIAI, translated from the coding sequence ATGGATGTGTTGCAAGgaattattgatattttgagattGGGTGAAAGAGATGCTTCTAACATTGGAAAAAGaagatttctttcaaattcttttaTTGGTGGACCTAGAGATATGCGTCAACGATACATGGATGCTATTGCATTAGTTCAACATTTTGGTAAGCTTGATTTATTTATAACCATGACGTGTAATCCATCTTGGCCTGAAATAAAGGAGCATTTAGCATCCGTGGATGAAGCACAAAATAAACCTGATCTTATTAGTAGAGTATTTAGAGCAAAAATCGAAGAGCTGAAAATAGATATCCTTAAACGATCTATTTTTGGAAAAGTCGCGGTCTTTATGTATATTGTAGAGTTTCAAAAACGTGGCTTACCTCATGCTCATCTTATTATACTAACTGCTGAACACAAGCTTCTAACGTCAGAAGCTTACGATAATATTATTAATGCTGAAATACCTGACAAAGatgtaaaatcatatttatatttttttgttcttaaaCACGTGATGCATGGTCCCTGTGGCAATCTTAATCCTGCAAGTCCTTGCATGAATAAATATGGTTGTTGCAAATTCAACTATCCAAAAAGCTTCGTAAATCATACCTCGAAAGGAGCTGATTCTTATCCAATTTATAAAAGACGAAATACAGGAGTAGCAGTAGAAATACGAGGACACTACTTGAAAAATTCTTGGGTTGTTCCATACAATCCATTTTTGCTTGAAAATTTGATAGCAATATGA